The Sulfurimonas lithotrophica genome includes a region encoding these proteins:
- a CDS encoding NADH-quinone oxidoreductase subunit N: MRDLLYASPMAVMIIGAFVLMIISRDNLSLNRYNIISVAFLSLSLILQIYTFDKGNSTYLFESAFGKTFIIDKFAKLFDLMFTIGSILTLLINTDYFKRQNYFNGEYFAIILFSVFGMMMLSHSNELVSSFIALEIATLSIYTLVGYHKFKKASSEAMMKYIILGSLAGALFMLGVALIYGAVGSTLFSDITIYIKNTNIDEMNLLLVGATLMMITIMFKIGAVPFNSWVIDVYQGAPSPITMFMASTFKISVFALALRLYLVSFSPINEFWIEILQAVTIATLIGGSLLAISQQRIKRMLAASSIVHTGYMLIALSSIGLGAQMAASSLMFYLIAYFISSVGAFGIISFLSSQEQFDLTYNDFKGFAERRPYMALLMSIFMLSLAGFPSTIGFLGKFNIFTSSIESGQIFITALGITTAFISVYYYFKLIAVMYFYSTDPRQNKLPIDVSTVLIFLMAGFVIWGGIGTNLILNIPGADSFINIAQDAISSLKNK, encoded by the coding sequence ATGAGAGATTTACTTTACGCATCACCTATGGCAGTAATGATTATAGGGGCATTTGTACTTATGATTATAAGTAGGGATAATCTATCATTAAACAGATACAACATAATAAGTGTAGCCTTTTTATCTCTATCGCTAATTTTACAGATTTATACTTTTGATAAAGGAAATTCTACATATCTGTTTGAGTCTGCCTTTGGAAAGACTTTTATTATAGATAAGTTTGCAAAACTTTTTGATTTGATGTTTACTATAGGTTCTATTTTAACCCTTTTAATAAATACAGATTACTTTAAAAGACAAAACTACTTTAACGGAGAATATTTTGCAATAATCCTCTTTAGCGTATTTGGAATGATGATGCTCTCTCACTCAAATGAACTTGTAAGCTCTTTTATAGCTTTAGAGATTGCTACACTTAGCATCTATACACTTGTTGGATATCATAAATTTAAAAAAGCATCTTCTGAAGCTATGATGAAGTATATTATACTAGGCTCACTTGCAGGTGCACTCTTTATGTTGGGTGTAGCTCTGATATACGGGGCTGTAGGTTCAACTTTGTTTAGCGATATAACTATCTATATTAAAAACACAAATATTGATGAGATGAACTTGCTTCTAGTCGGTGCTACACTTATGATGATAACTATAATGTTTAAAATAGGTGCTGTACCTTTTAACTCATGGGTTATAGATGTTTATCAAGGTGCACCCTCGCCTATTACGATGTTTATGGCATCTACGTTTAAGATTTCCGTTTTTGCTTTGGCATTAAGACTCTACTTGGTAAGCTTTTCACCAATCAACGAATTTTGGATAGAGATACTTCAAGCAGTAACTATAGCTACACTTATAGGCGGTTCACTCCTTGCCATAAGCCAACAACGCATTAAAAGGATGCTCGCAGCTTCATCCATAGTACATACGGGATATATGCTTATAGCCCTCTCATCCATAGGTCTAGGTGCCCAGATGGCGGCATCATCTTTAATGTTTTATCTGATAGCTTATTTCATCAGTTCGGTGGGTGCATTTGGTATTATCAGTTTTTTATCCTCTCAGGAGCAATTTGATTTGACATACAATGATTTTAAAGGTTTTGCAGAAAGACGTCCTTATATGGCTCTTTTAATGAGTATATTTATGCTCTCGCTTGCAGGATTTCCTTCAACCATAGGATTTTTAGGCAAGTTTAACATTTTTACAAGTTCTATAGAATCAGGACAGATTTTCATAACCGCACTTGGTATAACTACGGCTTTTATCTCGGTATATTATTATTTTAAACTAATTGCCGTAATGTATTTTTACTCAACCGATCCAAGACAAAATAAACTCCCTATAGATGTAAGTACCGTTTTGATTTTTCTAATGGCAGGTTTTGTAATCTGGGGTGGCATCGGTACTAATCTTATATTAAATATTCCCGGAGCCGATAGTTTTATAAACATAGCTCAAGATGCAATTAGCTCATTAAAGAATAAGTAA
- a CDS encoding methyl-accepting chemotaxis protein, translated as MSIKSKMNYFIISITAAILLSTAFVFWSMSLINSQYTYLHKNAMLGALNTLSIEKNLNYISRTSRDILLGGDYEKDIEKLTKTVASIENSFNELENIMKNDTSLTMIQEAKNSTMLFLNQSMKMMKSLNQDDIKNNKDMLYHKYKTELTPYANKSRTSFKKLVKYKQEELAKHSNNLAKELSWFKFSTLIFGLIFAVIILFTATVIRNYVVKGIENFSQLISRAADGNISFKINNVNKDDKTELGRMGYALKTLMEQISTTIHEINDSIVKASKGDFSTKISSNGLRGEFIHAIDNVSKSIDFMQNQHNKSRRDEFNSKLSQSSTQVSESLTVIQKDLATNIDDLKTVTVATKSASKLADDSRTNIEVIVEELNTLNEQVSTNNHSISELATQTQNITSVIELITDIADQTNLLALNAAIEAARAGEHGRGFAVVADEVRKLAERTHKATGEISISIKSLQQGMSEIQVSSESMRDTVEGSTQKIGEFENTLVELSENSSTIVDNSYQMENSIFVVLAKIEHILYKYRAYSSIMNLKQVLPSSSTDECELGKWYNNEGKRRFEKTSSYPKMSSPHATVHKNANNNLKFIDDNANETTLKNADEIISNFESMEIASEELFKLLDQILIEAKGN; from the coding sequence ATGAGTATAAAATCTAAGATGAATTACTTTATCATCTCCATAACAGCGGCAATCTTATTATCTACCGCTTTTGTTTTTTGGTCGATGAGTTTGATAAATTCACAATACACATACCTACATAAAAACGCAATGCTAGGTGCACTAAATACTCTGAGCATAGAAAAAAATCTAAACTATATAAGTAGGACTTCAAGAGACATCCTTTTAGGCGGGGACTATGAGAAAGATATTGAAAAACTTACAAAAACGGTTGCATCTATAGAAAACAGTTTTAACGAACTTGAAAATATAATGAAAAACGATACCTCATTAACCATGATACAAGAAGCAAAGAACTCGACAATGTTGTTTTTAAACCAATCTATGAAAATGATGAAGTCATTAAATCAAGATGATATTAAAAACAATAAAGATATGCTTTACCACAAATACAAAACAGAGCTTACACCATATGCAAATAAATCAAGAACTTCATTTAAAAAACTTGTAAAATACAAGCAAGAAGAGTTGGCAAAACATTCAAACAACTTAGCAAAAGAGTTAAGTTGGTTTAAATTCTCAACACTGATTTTCGGCTTAATTTTTGCGGTTATAATATTATTTACGGCAACCGTAATAAGAAACTATGTCGTTAAAGGTATTGAAAATTTTTCACAACTAATCTCGCGCGCTGCGGATGGAAATATATCTTTTAAAATCAACAACGTAAATAAAGATGACAAAACAGAGCTTGGTCGTATGGGATATGCACTTAAAACTCTAATGGAGCAAATATCTACAACTATACATGAGATAAACGACTCTATAGTAAAAGCTTCAAAAGGAGATTTTTCAACTAAAATATCTTCAAACGGTTTACGCGGAGAGTTCATACATGCCATAGATAACGTATCTAAAAGTATAGACTTTATGCAAAACCAACACAACAAAAGCAGACGTGACGAGTTCAACTCTAAACTTAGTCAAAGTTCAACTCAAGTTTCGGAATCTCTAACCGTTATCCAAAAAGATTTAGCAACAAATATTGATGATTTAAAAACCGTTACGGTGGCTACTAAATCAGCTTCAAAACTTGCCGATGATTCAAGAACAAACATTGAAGTGATTGTTGAAGAACTTAATACATTAAATGAGCAGGTAAGTACAAACAACCACTCTATTTCCGAACTTGCTACTCAAACTCAAAATATTACCTCTGTTATAGAGCTTATTACCGATATTGCAGACCAGACGAACCTGCTTGCATTAAATGCAGCTATAGAGGCTGCCCGTGCAGGTGAGCACGGACGCGGCTTTGCCGTAGTTGCAGATGAAGTAAGAAAACTGGCTGAACGTACACATAAAGCTACGGGTGAGATATCTATAAGTATAAAATCACTTCAACAAGGTATGAGTGAGATTCAAGTAAGTTCAGAATCTATGCGTGATACCGTTGAGGGTTCAACTCAAAAAATAGGTGAATTTGAAAATACCCTTGTAGAACTTAGTGAAAACTCTTCTACAATAGTTGATAATTCTTACCAGATGGAAAACTCAATTTTCGTGGTACTTGCTAAGATTGAACATATTTTATATAAATACCGTGCATACAGCTCAATTATGAACTTAAAACAAGTCCTTCCATCTTCTAGTACAGATGAATGTGAACTCGGTAAATGGTATAACAATGAAGGTAAAAGAAGATTTGAAAAAACATCTTCATACCCGAAAATGTCTTCTCCACACGCTACCGTTCACAAAAATGCAAACAATAATCTTAAGTTTATTGATGATAATGCAAATGAAACTACACTTAAAAATGCAGATGAGATTATTTCTAATTTTGAGAGTATGGAAATTGCAAGTGAGGAACTGTTTAAACTTCTAGATCAGATACTAATAGAAGCAAAGGGTAACTAA